Proteins co-encoded in one Dendrosporobacter quercicolus genomic window:
- a CDS encoding tetratricopeptide repeat-containing glycosyltransferase family 2 protein has protein sequence MTGYSDGLATAITISLCMIVKNEEAVIDRCLSAVKDIVDEIIIVDTGSTDQTKEIVKNYTQKIYDFKWIDDFAAARNYSFSLATQTYILWLDADDIILPDDKAELLKLKSSLASDADAVSMFYNLAFSSQGTVSSRLRRNRLVKRSKNFRWIGAVHEYIEVYGHIVSSNAAITHSPVEHDADRNLRIYEQRQKNGEVFSPRDLYYFANELRDHRLFNRAIEYYQKFLATNQGWIEDNIGACGKLADCFGELNDNENKLKYIYLSFNYATPRAEFCCRLGFHHLNANQLDQAIFWYKTATQLEKPVTWGLVSNDCWTWLPHIQLCVCYSRVGKYQLANDHNELAGKFIPNDPRIAHNRNYLKSLLT, from the coding sequence GTGACCGGTTATTCTGATGGATTGGCAACAGCTATAACGATCAGTTTATGCATGATTGTAAAAAATGAAGAGGCTGTAATTGACCGCTGCCTGTCTGCAGTGAAAGATATTGTCGATGAAATCATCATTGTCGATACCGGATCAACGGATCAGACAAAAGAAATCGTTAAAAATTATACCCAAAAAATCTATGATTTTAAGTGGATTGATGATTTTGCGGCAGCCCGCAACTATTCATTTAGTTTGGCAACCCAAACTTATATTCTTTGGCTTGATGCTGATGATATCATTCTGCCTGACGATAAGGCCGAGCTATTAAAATTAAAATCCTCGCTTGCCTCTGATGCTGATGCCGTTAGTATGTTTTATAACTTAGCTTTTAGCTCACAGGGAACCGTTTCCTCACGGCTGCGCCGTAACCGGCTGGTTAAACGGTCGAAAAACTTTCGCTGGATTGGCGCTGTCCACGAGTATATCGAGGTATATGGTCACATTGTCAGCAGTAACGCTGCCATTACCCACAGCCCGGTAGAACATGACGCCGACCGTAATCTTCGCATTTATGAGCAGCGCCAGAAAAACGGGGAAGTGTTTTCACCCCGTGATCTTTATTACTTTGCCAACGAATTGAGAGATCACCGCCTCTTTAACCGGGCCATCGAATATTACCAAAAATTCCTGGCCACCAATCAGGGTTGGATCGAAGACAATATCGGAGCTTGCGGTAAACTGGCCGATTGTTTCGGTGAATTAAATGATAATGAAAACAAGCTTAAATATATTTATTTGTCTTTTAACTATGCTACTCCCCGCGCTGAATTCTGTTGCCGCCTTGGCTTCCACCATTTAAACGCCAATCAGCTTGATCAGGCTATATTCTGGTATAAAACGGCAACCCAGCTAGAAAAACCGGTAACCTGGGGACTGGTCAGCAACGATTGCTGGACCTGGCTGCCGCATATCCAGCTTTGCGTATGTTACTCCAGGGTTGGCAAATATCAGCTTGCCAATGACCATAATGAACTGGCCGGCAAGTTTATTCCCAACGATCCCCGCATTGCCCATAACCGCAACTATTTAAAAAGCTTACTTACCTGA
- a CDS encoding collagen-like triple helix repeat-containing protein has product MDTLALQLRRQLTGTVASSANVVFETTLTTYGAVAYNPLTGEITINKTGRYFINWWVATQNTLSLTVSFSIVTSQGDNIAGEAPVRVGEVTGFALLQVDTAPITVRLVNSGTNPVVLATGTINKAYLLLSEVQEDTEGVTGPAGDTGPTGATGPAGDTGPTGDTGPAGDTGP; this is encoded by the coding sequence TTGGATACTCTCGCGCTTCAATTGAGAAGGCAATTAACGGGTACTGTCGCTTCAAGCGCCAATGTTGTCTTTGAAACCACACTAACCACTTATGGAGCTGTGGCTTATAACCCGCTTACTGGAGAAATAACAATTAATAAAACAGGTAGATACTTTATCAACTGGTGGGTGGCGACTCAGAATACCCTGTCACTAACCGTTTCTTTTTCGATTGTGACATCACAGGGTGATAATATTGCCGGGGAAGCACCCGTCAGAGTAGGGGAAGTTACTGGGTTTGCCCTGCTTCAAGTCGATACCGCGCCGATTACGGTAAGACTGGTTAATTCAGGTACCAATCCTGTAGTCTTAGCGACCGGGACAATAAACAAAGCCTATTTATTACTAAGTGAAGTTCAGGAAGATACCGAAGGTGTAACAGGACCTGCCGGCGACACCGGGCCGACAGGCGCTACCGGGCCGGCAGGCGACACCGGGCCAACAGGCGACACCGGGCCGGCAGGCGACACCGGGCC
- a CDS encoding BclA C-terminal domain-containing protein produces the protein TGPAGDTGPTGATGAVATTTSGFASNSSATIIAILTGALVPFPNSQNLSADIVPNGANTQFTINTPGRYFISYRVNTTVSLLITSRLMVNGSVVAPSVYSPALSVSSYSAEVVINIAAGDTIAVQLVGALVTAVLLAGSGATLTIIRLSA, from the coding sequence ACCGGGCCGGCAGGCGACACCGGGCCGACAGGCGCTACCGGCGCTGTCGCCACCACAACCTCAGGCTTTGCTTCAAACTCATCGGCAACGATTATTGCGATTCTAACCGGCGCTTTGGTTCCATTCCCCAATAGTCAAAACCTTTCCGCCGACATTGTCCCGAACGGGGCTAATACCCAGTTCACGATAAATACCCCCGGAAGGTACTTTATTTCCTATCGCGTCAATACTACAGTGAGCTTGCTGATTACCAGCCGTCTAATGGTTAACGGCAGTGTTGTAGCGCCCTCTGTCTACAGCCCCGCACTTTCCGTATCCTCTTATAGCGCCGAAGTAGTAATAAACATTGCTGCCGGCGACACAATAGCCGTTCAATTGGTTGGCGCTTTAGTAACTGCAGTCCTATTGGCGGGATCTGGCGCGACATTAACGATCATCCGGTTGTCAGCATAA
- a CDS encoding ABC-F family ATP-binding cassette domain-containing protein yields MISTNGLTLQFGKRILFKDVNIKFTPGNCYGLIGANGTGKSTFIKVLSGEIEPTGGDVVITPGERLAVLKQNHYEFDEFDVLTTVIMGHARLYAIMEEKNALYAKPEFSDEDGMKVSELECEFAELNGWDAEPEAARMLNGLGIAEHLHSQKMADLSGNEKVRVLLAQALFGNPDILLLDEPTNHLDIDSISWLEDFLYDFPNTVIVVSHDRHFLNRVCTHIADIDFENIQLYVGNYDFWLESSQLALQLAKDANKKKEEKAKELQTFIQRFSANASKSKQATSRKKLLEKLTLDDIKPSSRKYPYIAFKPDREAGAQLLTVEELNKSIEGHPVLKDISFTVGKGDKIAFVGPDGFAKTTLFKILMGELEADSGEYKWGVTTTQAYLPKDNSAYFDGVNLSLVDWLRQFSRDQEESFIRGFLGRMLFSGEESLKQASVLSGGEKVRCMLAKMMLSGSNVLILDEPTNHLDLESITSLNNGLMNFSGTLLFVSHDHQFIETIANRIIEITPKGLLDRRMTYDEYLTNAEVKKQLAALYA; encoded by the coding sequence ATGATTAGTACAAATGGTTTAACCCTGCAATTTGGCAAACGGATATTATTTAAAGATGTAAATATAAAATTTACCCCAGGGAATTGTTATGGCTTAATTGGTGCAAACGGTACAGGAAAATCAACTTTTATCAAGGTGTTATCAGGTGAGATAGAACCTACGGGCGGCGATGTGGTGATTACCCCCGGCGAACGCTTAGCGGTATTGAAGCAGAATCATTATGAGTTTGATGAATTCGATGTGTTAACAACTGTTATTATGGGGCATGCCAGGTTATATGCTATTATGGAAGAAAAGAATGCTCTTTATGCTAAGCCGGAGTTTTCGGATGAAGATGGAATGAAGGTGTCGGAGCTGGAATGCGAGTTTGCCGAATTAAATGGCTGGGATGCTGAACCGGAAGCGGCACGCATGTTGAATGGACTGGGAATTGCAGAACATTTGCACAGCCAGAAGATGGCTGATCTAAGCGGGAATGAAAAGGTCCGGGTGCTGCTTGCGCAAGCGCTGTTCGGCAATCCTGATATCTTATTACTGGATGAACCGACCAACCATCTGGATATTGATTCGATTAGCTGGCTGGAAGATTTTTTATATGATTTTCCCAATACGGTTATTGTAGTTTCTCATGACCGCCATTTTTTGAACAGAGTTTGTACGCACATTGCCGATATTGATTTTGAAAATATCCAGCTATATGTAGGCAATTATGATTTCTGGCTGGAGTCGAGTCAATTGGCTTTGCAATTGGCCAAAGACGCCAATAAAAAGAAGGAAGAAAAAGCGAAGGAACTGCAAACGTTTATTCAGCGGTTTAGCGCCAACGCCTCAAAATCCAAGCAGGCAACCTCCAGGAAAAAGCTATTGGAAAAGCTTACGCTGGACGACATTAAGCCCTCCTCCCGTAAGTATCCTTATATTGCTTTTAAGCCTGATCGTGAAGCTGGCGCCCAATTACTGACTGTTGAGGAGTTAAATAAGAGCATTGAAGGCCACCCTGTGCTAAAAGACATAAGCTTCACGGTAGGCAAGGGCGATAAAATTGCTTTTGTCGGACCGGATGGTTTTGCTAAAACCACTTTGTTTAAGATCTTAATGGGTGAGCTGGAGGCCGATAGCGGTGAATATAAATGGGGTGTTACCACAACCCAGGCTTATTTACCCAAAGATAACTCCGCCTATTTTGACGGGGTGAATTTAAGCCTGGTTGACTGGCTGCGCCAATTCTCCCGGGATCAGGAGGAAAGCTTTATCCGCGGTTTTCTCGGCAGGATGCTGTTTTCCGGTGAGGAGAGCTTAAAACAAGCCAGCGTTTTGTCCGGTGGTGAAAAGGTGCGGTGCATGCTGGCCAAAATGATGCTGAGCGGTTCTAACGTGCTTATTTTAGATGAACCAACCAATCATTTGGATTTGGAGTCTATTACTTCATTAAACAATGGCCTGATGAATTTCAGCGGTACGCTACTGTTTGTATCCCATGACCATCAGTTTATTGAGACAATTGCCAACAGAATCATTGAAATTACGCCCAAAGGGTTGCTTGACCGCCGGATGACTTATGACGAATATTTAACCAATGCTGAGGTGAAAAAACAACTGGCGGCCTTGTACGCATAA
- a CDS encoding helix-turn-helix domain-containing protein — protein sequence MTFGEILRNAREQNHLSQEDTARAIEKRYGVRMSPSYLSMIENGARANLTVKSLSALLDFFDLPLDSALSLFKLSTKTAALLENREKYTAIPAVTDSDQALAGLPEEAIFLIREFTEYIIYKYKIPDRER from the coding sequence ATGACATTTGGCGAAATTCTCCGTAACGCCCGGGAACAAAATCATCTCAGTCAGGAGGATACTGCAAGAGCAATTGAGAAGAGATATGGAGTACGCATGTCGCCGTCTTATTTGAGTATGATTGAAAATGGCGCCAGAGCAAACCTTACAGTGAAATCGCTTAGCGCTTTACTGGATTTTTTCGACTTACCCCTCGACAGCGCTCTAAGTTTATTTAAATTATCAACAAAAACCGCCGCATTATTAGAAAACAGAGAAAAATATACTGCCATACCAGCGGTGACTGATTCTGATCAGGCCCTGGCCGGGCTACCCGAAGAAGCAATATTCCTGATCAGGGAATTCACCGAGTATATTATTTATAAATACAAAATTCCTGACAGGGAAAGATAA